One segment of Clarias gariepinus isolate MV-2021 ecotype Netherlands chromosome 6, CGAR_prim_01v2, whole genome shotgun sequence DNA contains the following:
- the LOC128526115 gene encoding prostacyclin synthase-like: MFWTILLLLSGILLLYFFSSRTRSNREPPLDKGAIPWLGHALDFGKDAAKFLTRMKEKHGDIFTVRVAGRYVTVLLDPNSYDAVFEDVTSLDFTRYAQVLMERIFNLRLPNYKPDKEKAIMIRHFHGKSLLSLNHVMENHLRTLLTLETGALNQSDWKQDGLFNFCYSLMFRAGYLTIFGGEQNNNSADAASVYTEYHKFDALLMKMARNTLKSGEKQTSGSAKQRLWKLLAQAGLRQDSSSWLQSYRQHLQTEGADEETQRKAMLLQLWATQGNVGPAAFWLLAFLLTHSEAMREVKNEFKIVRVPGTNTLDPQQKTPVFDSVLEETLRLTAAPFITREVLQNKTLRMADGQEYDLRKGDRVCLFPFISPQMDPQIHLEPEKFKYDRFLMADGTAKIDFFKGGRRLKYYTMPWGAGTNACVGKPFAIQSIRQFVFLVLFHLDIKLHDPEAQVPEVDVSRYGFGMLQPNKELQIRYRCREHRFI, encoded by the exons ATGTTTTGGACGATCCTACTGCTACTCAGCGGGATCCTGTTGTTATATTTCTTTTCCAGCAGAACGCG CTCCAATAGAGAACCACCTTTGGACAAAGGAGCTATTCCATGGTTGGGACATGCGCTGGATTTTGGAAAGGATGCTGCCAAATTTTTaacaagaatgaaagaaaaacatggagacatATTTACG GTTCGTGTGGCTGGACGTTATGTTACTGTCTTATTGGATCCCAATTCCTACGATGCTGTATTTGAGGACGTAACATCTCTAGACTTTACTCGATATGCTCAGGTGCTGATGGAACGGATTTTTAATTTGAGGCTTCCAAATTACAAACCTGACAAAGAAAAGGCCATAATGATAAG GCATTTTCATGGAAAGAGCCTATTAAGCTTAAACCACGTCATGGAGAACCACCTGCGAACGCTGCTAACACTGGAAACCGGTGCCCTAAACCAGTCCGACTGGAAACAAGACGGGCTCTTCAACTTCTGCTACAGCCTGATGTTTAG aGCTGGGTATCTGACAATCTTTGGAGGAGAACAAAACAACAATAGTGCTGATGCTGCCAGCGTTTATACAGAGTACCACAAATTTGATGCCCTCTTGATGAAGATGGCTCGCAACACTCTAAAGTCTG GGGAGAAGCAGACTTCTGGCTCAGCTAAGCAGAGGTTATGGAAGTTGCTGGCACAAGCTGGATTGAGGCAGGACTCCAGTTCGTGGCTTCAGAGTTACAGACAACACTTGCAGACAGAGGGCGCTGATGAGGAGACACAGAGAAAGGCCATGCTGCTACAGCTTTGGGCCACGCAG GGTAATGTTGGCCCTGCTGCTTTCTGGCTCCTGGCTTTCCTACTGACCCACTCAGAGGCCATGAGGGAAGTgaaaaatgagtttaaaattGTCAGAGTGCCTGGAACCAACACACTTGACCCCCAGCAAAAGACACCTGTGTTTG ACAGCGTTCTGGAAGAGACTCTTCGCCTGACTGCTGCCCCTTTCATCACGCGAGAGGTCCTGCAGAACAAGACACTGCGTATGGCAGACGGACAAGAATACGATCTGAGGAAGGGTGACCGTGTTTGTCTGTTTCCTTTTATTAGTCCACAGATGGACCCTCAAATACATCTTGAACCTGAG aaattcAAGTATGACAGGTTTCTAATGGCAGATGGAACAGCAAAAATAGACTTCTTTAAAGGTGGGAGGAGGCTGAAGTATTACACCATGCCTTGGGGAGCAGGGACGAATGCGTGTGTGGGAAAACCATTTGCCATCCAGTCCATCAGACA GTTTGTGTTTCTGGTTCTGTTCCATCTGGACATTAAGCTGCACGACCCTGAAGCTCAGGTGCCTGAAGTGGATGTCAGTCGCTATGGTTTTGGTATGCTACAGCCTAACAAGGAGCTTCAAATCCGATACAGATGCAGGGAGCACCGTTTTATCTGA